The stretch of DNA CCAATCCAATCCACAAATGGGAATCCTTCAACCGTACTGGTTGGAATCACATTAGATATTTGCAATGCATGAATACTGATCCCAAGAATTTTAAATGCCAAAAAGTATATTAAAATCGTGGCCGTTTTAAAGAAAAGTCGAATAGGAATCTTAACACTATACTTAATGATGACAAAGCCGACAATAATTAATATGACGATTGCTAACAAGACCCCACTTACAAGCTGAATTAAGCTAATATAAGGAGTAATTCCTGTATAGAAGATAATCGTCTCTGCGCCTTCACGAAAGACGGATAGAAAACTAATAAAGGAAAACGAGAGAAGACTACCCTTCGCTATTGCCTGGTGCATTTGTTGATTGATGTACTTGTTCCAATTTCCAATACTCGATTTGTTGTGGAGCCAAGCCCCCACTGTCAGCATCATCACAACTGCAACCACACCGGTTAATCCCTCAATATACTCCCTGCTTGATGCAGCAACAATTTGTGAAAAGACGATGTTGATGATAATCGCTAAAACCGCACTAGCTAAAATCCCCGCAATAACCCCAGACCAAATCCATTTCTGTTTTGAAGATTGACCCATCTTTTTCAAAAAGGCAATTAACGTAGCGACAACGAGTAACCCCTCTAAACCTTCACGTAAAAGAATCAGGGCCGCATCCCATAATGTGTAATTCGTTTTACTTAATAAAGGGGCAAGGCGATCACTGATTTCCTTAATAATGTCAGAAGCTTTTTGAGCCTTCACCTTTTCCGAATTTAACAGACTGATTGCCGTAGGGATCTTCGTCTCAATATCACTATACAACCCACTGTCTCTTGTCTGAACGTCGCCCTCTACCATTGGCCAAACAGTAAGGATTTCATTGAGTTGTTCACTGGCTGAGTTATAGTCCTTTTCAGCAATCCCCTTTTCAGCTTTTTCCAACAAAGCAGCTACATCTGAAAGCGAAGCGTCACTCTCGAGTTGTTTTGAAGCCTTTCCAGCTAAAAAGTTATCCACTTCTTTCGTTAACTGTTCAAGGTTTTTCTTTGCCTTTTCCAGGTCGGCAGGCTCTTGTGTAATCGCGATTCGTATGAGAGCCATATATTTTTCGATATTTCCGTATGCCGCAATACTCTCATCATGAACAAGTTTTTCCGAAGCCGTCCATTGGTTCAATATTTTTTGGTATTGACCTTGTAAACTAACGGTCTCTCCATTTTCAATAGAACTCTCCATTGTGCTAATGAGTGGGAGTAATTGTTTGACTTGTTCTTTTGCTTTTTCTTTATCCTGTGGATTTTGTTCTTGGTCATACAAAACAACGGCACTTGATAGAGAAGAAAGGCTTTTGGCAAGTGTCTCATTTTCTACATTGCCTTTGGCTAGTAAGCTTTGAACCTCTTTCAATTCTTGGTCCACCTTTTTAGCCTGCTTACTATCTACTTTCTTCAATCCATTCCAATCAGCTGCAAATTGTTCCATATTACTAGAAACAACCGCTAACTCCCCATCCTTTGCCTTCATTAAACTGTCTCCAATCAGCACAAACAGCTCATCATGGTTTTCTTCTGCTGATACAGGTTGGAAGGTTTGAAATAAGATGAAAAGTACCGTAAGTAATATTAAAGGCTTAACAGTAAATCTTTGCATAAGTCTCTCTCTCCCTTAAAAGGAAAAACACTAGTTAAATAGTGTTTCTCCAATGAAACTTCCCTTTTTGACCCCTGGCAAACAGGCAAAAATCGCACTGCCTCGGTGGGATGTATATTCGTTTAATTTATCCATTTTGGCTAGTCTATTTTGAATCGGGATAAATTGCTTACTTGGCCTGCGCTGAAAACCTAAAAACAGCAATCCTGCATCAAAGCTGCCTGTTTTCTTATCCATTCCATCAGAATACGAATAGGCTCTGCGAAGAATTTGCTGTGACCCATCTCCATGCGATAACCGTACATGTGAATCGGCTGGGATGGATTTCAGATCCACTTTATCGAATTCATCTTTTTTTCCAAATGGGGCGCCACTCACACGATGCCGTCCAAATGTATTTTCCTGTTCCTTTAAGTTGGTTCGATCCCAAACCTCGATAAACATCTGAATTCTTCTGACAACTAGGTAGCTTCCATCTACAAGCCAATTAGGGCCATCACCCGGCTGAACCCATAACTGCTCGTTCATGATTGTCTTATCATTTACATCAGGATTGATGGTACCATCTTTAAAACCAAATAAATTCCTCGGTGTTTCATTTTTAGCATCTGCCTGTTTCGTCCGTTGGAACCCCGTTTGTGCCCATCGTAACGTTGCTTTTCCTCTCGCAATGCGAATGAGGTTTCTTACCGCATGGAATGCTACCTGCAAATCATCAGCACAAGCTTGGATACACAAATCCCCGCCAGTCCATTCTTCTTCTAAGGCATCTAGCGGAAATTTTGGGAGATCGACTAATTCTTTCGGCTGCTTATGTTTCAACCCAAACCGGTCTTGATTTTCTTTTTGAAAAAGAGAAGGTCCGACGCCGAAGGTAATAGTTAAGTTTGATGCTGATAACCCAGCTGCCTCCCCCGTATCTTGTGGCGGCAGAAATTCATTCCCTGTGAGTTCGCCGATGGCCTTTCCTTCTGTCATCAAAGCCGCCGCTTTTGTCCAGTCCTTAAACATTTTAACTAACTCTTCTCTTTTCGTAGTGGTCACATCTAAGGAAACAAAATACACATGGTTTTGTGTTTTTGTAGTTATTCCACTTTGATGCTTTCCATAAAACGGAACAACGTCCTTATTTGTCCCCGTACTAGCTGCCTTGCTATCTTGGATGGAAAGGATTCCGCCAAGGCCAGATGCACCGAGAATCACTCCTACCCCGCCGATACCTGCTGTTTTAAGGATATCGCGTCTCGAGACCTTTTTTTCATTTAAATTCTCTATGCTGTTAGTAATATTCGTTGTCAATTAAGACGCCTCCGTTACCATTCCTATTTGAGAAAGCGGTTCTGCAAGCGCATCGATGGCTTGGCTCAGCTCTTTTACATGTGCTTCCGTTAAATCTGTGTAAAGTTTATAGCCTTCACCATTTTTATGCTGGTTCAATAAAGCATACACATCATCAAAGCGATCCTGAATTTCTTTAGATACCTCTTCATCTTTTTCCTTTAAGGCTGGTTGAAGAAGCTTGTAAATTTTTTCTGCACCCTCTACGTTAGCAGCAAAATCATAAAGATCCGTATGAGAGTAACGGTCTTCTTCTCCAGTTACTTTTGAAGTCGATACCTCATTTAATAGATCGACCGCCCCGGTAATTAACAGGTCAGGTGTCACCTCTACGGTATCTACCTTCGCACGTAATAGATTAACGTCTTTCATTAGTTGATCGGCGATTTGCTCATACCCTTTTGTTGTGTTGTCGATCCATAGACCTTTTTCAAGTTTATGGTAGCCGCCCCATTCCGCTTCCGGTACGTCCCCTTCACGTGCATCAATTTTAGGATCGAGATCACCGAATACCTCTGCAATTGGCTCTGCCCGTTCGTAGTGCATCCGCGCTGGTGCATAAAGTTGTTTCGCTTTCTCCACATCACCGTTTTTTATTGCAGTAGTAAAGGCTTCCGTTGCCTTAACAAATTCCTCAATTTCACCGATTGCGTACTCGCGGTACTCTTTTGATACACCTTCAAGAGCAACTGATGTTTGATTTTTTGTTTCTTTTACTTTTTCCGTTGTTGTTGTCTTCTCTGTATTTGAGCATCCGAATAGAAGACTGCTAGATAATAATAACGTTCCTGATATTTTTAGTAGTTTCATATGTAAAAATCCTCCCGGTAAATGATAATGATTTTCATTATTAATATAATAACAGTAATTGAGAAGAATTTTCAATTACTTTTTTTAATAAAATAAAAAAAACTATCCTGTTTTATGGATAGTTTCTCGGTTTTATTTGATTAAAGAATGCTTGAACGCATAAATCACTGCTTGGGTTCGGTCTTGTACATTTAATTTACTCAGAATATTACTAACATGAGTTTTAACGGTCTTTAGTGCGATGAACAGTTCATCTGCAATATCCTGGTTGGCTTTCCCCTCTGCCATAAGCAACAGGATTTCTAATTCTCGGCTGGTCAGATCTTCGTGTGGCAGATGAGTATGTTTTTGGCGCATCTTCACCATCATTTTCCCCGTCACTTCCGGCTCAAGTACGGATTGACCATGGTATGTAGCACGAACAGCATTGGCAATTTCGCCAGCCTTAGAGGTTTTCAGCATATAGCTAGTTGCTCCAGCTTCAAGTGCTGGGTACACCTTTTCATCATCTATGAAGCTTGTAACAATAATAACCTTTGCTTCCGGCCACTGTTCTATGATTTGCCTTGTTGCCTCAATCCCGTCCATTTCCTTCATAACCAAATCCATTAAAATGATATCAGGGCGTAGTTCGAGAGCAAGCTCGACCCCTTTTTTTCCATCATCCGCTTCACCTACCACTTCAATGTCAGGCTGCGCGGATAAATAGGAGGAAACCCCGATTCTCACCATTTCATGATCATCAACAAACAAAACTTTAATCATTCGCACCATCCCCATTTACCATCACCGGAATTTTCACTTCCAGCCTTGTCCCTTTATTTTTAACACTAATGACTTTTAGCGTACCGCCTACTTCAAGCGCCCGTTCATGCATATTTTGCATTCCGTAAGAACCAGCCTTCATTTCGTTTACCTCAAAGCCAATTCCATCATCTACAATCCTAAGAATAGCAAAATCATCTCGTTTGACCAGCAGAACCTCTAAACTACTCGCTTTCGAATGTCTCAAGGTGTTCGAGATTGATTCCTGCAGAATCCTGAAAAGATGGTCCTCTACACCTTTATCTAACGGAAAATCTTCTACTTTCCAATTAATATCCATTGTTACCTTTTGAGATAATTCGACTAACAGCTCTTCCATTCCTTCCTGCAGCGTTTTATTCTTTAAGGCAACGGGGCGCAAATGAAGAAGGAGCGCACGCATTTCAAGCTGGGATTGATGAATCATTTCTTCCACCAATTTCAACTGCTTTGCTTCGCGGTCATTTTCGGCCTCTTGTTTTGTTTCATTAATGGCGGACATCATCATTGATGCGGCAAAAAGTTGCTGACTGACCGAATCATGTAGTTCACGAGCAAGACGGTTCCGTTCCTGCTCAATAATTTCTTGAATTCTTGCTTCCTGATCTTCTACTTTTTCAGTAGCTAACCGTTGGGACAGCTTTACTTGCTCTGACATTTGTTTACCAATTTTGTCAATTCGCTCGGCAATGGTTTGCATTTCGGCAATCGCAGGCTTCCCCTCTACTTCCACTGCTCTTCCTTGCTCCAATTGATGAAGGGAATGATCAATAGCAAGAAACTGCTTTCGCCAAAATAAACCAGAAACCCCACCCAAGAGGATGCCTATCACAATGCTGAAAGCAGGAATAAAGATAACAAATGGAATATCCATGAAATGCCGTTTCCACAATTCAGACCAGCTGTTTAATGGAAACACAATGGTAAAAATTGCTGCAACAATAAGGGCCATGAGGAACGAGCAAGCGACACTCCAGACGATCTGGCGCTGAGTTGTACTCATATCCTGCTCACCTCTAAATTCCCAACAATAAGTGAGGTAAAGATTTTCACCTTTTGCTCTGACTCCTCATAACCAGGAGTTTTTAATTGAAAAACTTGATTAAATATCTTAGGTTCATGGTTTCCAAACACCGTTGTTGAACCCACCACACAGGAGTGGTTAATGCATACTTCGATTTCATATGGAACATGGATGTGAATATTACCGATCAAGTTTCGGATGAAAATTACTGTTTCCCCTTTTGGCAGCATCGTGTAACTGAGGTCAATAACGGTATCCCCTATTCCAGTCTGGATGTTAACATCCTTCCATTCATACACGCCAGTCGGTGTCTTCTGCTGACCTACTAACAAATTTTCAAACAGTGGTTCTACTTTTATGACGGTCTCTTCCTGCGTTGATGTTTCAGGTGTCTGAATATCCAGTGACATTTTCTTTGGATTCTTTTTAGATTGTAAGTATTGAATAAAAAAGTGAAGTAAGATGGCTAATAGTAAAAATCGAAAGGTCATCATATTAAAAACACTGATGACAAAAATGACAATTCCAGCTATTGTAAGGATTTTTCCCTTTTTTCTCCCAGCCTTCCTTCGACCTAAATAAATAAACACGCTGGCGATAAAAAGGGAGAATATAAGCCCTTTGTTGAAAAATAAAATCTCCAACAACAAAATGACCACACCGATGAACACCAGCCACCCTAAATAATCATTTTTTTTATGTTTAAACATCGGCTTACCCTCCCTTTTTACACCTATGTATGTAGTGCTTGCAAATTTTATTGGATAAAAGGCGTAGAAACCTACGCCTTCTTTAGAATACCATATTTGTTATTATATGGACTTGCTTTCTTCTAATTTCATTTCTTTTTCTAGTTGAGCAATTCTTGCATCAATGGTATTGCGGTAGTAAGAGCTGTTGACTTGATGCTCTAAACGATCGAGATAGTTTTCGATGTCTTTGAATTTTGAAAAAGCCGCATCGGAATACGTATTTGAATCAAGCACTTTGTTGATTCGGAGATTGGCGCGAGTGACGTTTTCACGTCCCATTAATTCCATTCTGCGAAGGTGCATATCTTTAAGCTTGTGCTTCATTTCTTCATATTTTCTTTCTAATTCCCCAAGCTGGCCTTTTACCTGTTCGAGTGACGCACTTAGACGGCTGGCCCGTTCTGCATATTGTTGATGTTCTGCAGAAGCAAATTGATATAGCTCCGTTTCTCCCGCTTTTGAAGCAACTTCCGCTTGGTGCTTTCTTTTTTCTGCTAATTCCATCGCTTGATGATACTCTCTTGTAAATTCATCCTTAAGTGTATTTTGGCGTTCTAACAGCTTTCTTACCTTTTCTGTTTCTTGCTCGGATTGGCGAAGGTATTGATTCAGTAAGGCAATAGGGTTGTGTTTTTCCTTATTGTCTAGAGCCTCATGTAAATCAGCAGTAATTGTGTTTTTGATTCTTGTGAATAAGTTTGTCATTGTAATTCTCTCCTTTAAATTTTAATAATTTTTTAGGTCGTTCCACTGTTTTTCAAAATTGGCGAATGGATCTGCTTCTTCTTTTTTCATGCTGTGCTTGTTCTGATTCCATTTTTTATAAACGAGGTACAGCACGTAGGCTGCGCCTACTCCAATGATGGCTGGTGCGTTGTGAAGTGAAGCCACTAGGACGATAAGCCCGATGATTCCCAGCCCAATTTTCCCTCCTGTGGATTCAGCCTTTAAAAATTGTTTGAATATGAAGTAGAGAAGCACCAAGCTAACAAGTAACCCCACCATTGGACCGATTGTTGAAAGTAAGATGATAGCTGCTATCCCTCCAGCTACCAGTAAACCGAATTTCTTCATTTTGTTTCACTCCTTTTCTTTTCTTGATTTCATCTTACCTTTTTTCTTTTGTTCTCATAATTGCGCCTGAGCTTGATTTTTATATCGGTCTCAAGACGTAGAAAGGGTCAGCCCCTTAAGCAAAATGCTTAAAAAACTGACCCTTTTTCGATATTTTAAGACTTATTTTGAGATAAACATTTGCACCCAATAATAACCGTAGGAGCCGCCTTTCGCGTAGCCCACGCCGATACGAGTGTTAGAGCTTAGAATATTGGCACGGTGTCCAGAACTGTTCATCCAAGACTGTACCACTGATGCAGGTGTGGTTTGACCGGCAGCAATATTTTCAGCAGCCGAACGATAGGAAATACCAAAGTTCTTCATCATATCAAATGGACTTCCATAGGTTGGGCTCGTATGGCTGAAATAGTTTTTATCGCGCATATCATTTGCCTTATAGCGAGCAACCCTTGATAGCTCCCAATCTGCCGTCATTGCCGGCTTTCCATTTTTGGCACGCTCTTGATTGGTTAATTGAATGACTTGATTTTCTATACTCTTAATCGCATCAAAGTTAGGGATGGTCACCTTCTGAC from Bacillus sp. SLBN-46 encodes:
- a CDS encoding FTR1 family protein, whose product is MQRFTVKPLILLTVLFILFQTFQPVSAEENHDELFVLIGDSLMKAKDGELAVVSSNMEQFAADWNGLKKVDSKQAKKVDQELKEVQSLLAKGNVENETLAKSLSSLSSAVVLYDQEQNPQDKEKAKEQVKQLLPLISTMESSIENGETVSLQGQYQKILNQWTASEKLVHDESIAAYGNIEKYMALIRIAITQEPADLEKAKKNLEQLTKEVDNFLAGKASKQLESDASLSDVAALLEKAEKGIAEKDYNSASEQLNEILTVWPMVEGDVQTRDSGLYSDIETKIPTAISLLNSEKVKAQKASDIIKEISDRLAPLLSKTNYTLWDAALILLREGLEGLLVVATLIAFLKKMGQSSKQKWIWSGVIAGILASAVLAIIINIVFSQIVAASSREYIEGLTGVVAVVMMLTVGAWLHNKSSIGNWNKYINQQMHQAIAKGSLLSFSFISFLSVFREGAETIIFYTGITPYISLIQLVSGVLLAIVILIIVGFVIIKYSVKIPIRLFFKTATILIYFLAFKILGISIHALQISNVIPTSTVEGFPFVDWIGLYPTWETTLSQVLLLIVIMFIVFFMKKREGKQMVSAEV
- the efeB gene encoding iron uptake transporter deferrochelatase/peroxidase subunit encodes the protein MTTNITNSIENLNEKKVSRRDILKTAGIGGVGVILGASGLGGILSIQDSKAASTGTNKDVVPFYGKHQSGITTKTQNHVYFVSLDVTTTKREELVKMFKDWTKAAALMTEGKAIGELTGNEFLPPQDTGEAAGLSASNLTITFGVGPSLFQKENQDRFGLKHKQPKELVDLPKFPLDALEEEWTGGDLCIQACADDLQVAFHAVRNLIRIARGKATLRWAQTGFQRTKQADAKNETPRNLFGFKDGTINPDVNDKTIMNEQLWVQPGDGPNWLVDGSYLVVRRIQMFIEVWDRTNLKEQENTFGRHRVSGAPFGKKDEFDKVDLKSIPADSHVRLSHGDGSQQILRRAYSYSDGMDKKTGSFDAGLLFLGFQRRPSKQFIPIQNRLAKMDKLNEYTSHRGSAIFACLPGVKKGSFIGETLFN
- the efeO gene encoding iron uptake system protein EfeO, with protein sequence MKLLKISGTLLLSSSLLFGCSNTEKTTTTEKVKETKNQTSVALEGVSKEYREYAIGEIEEFVKATEAFTTAIKNGDVEKAKQLYAPARMHYERAEPIAEVFGDLDPKIDAREGDVPEAEWGGYHKLEKGLWIDNTTKGYEQIADQLMKDVNLLRAKVDTVEVTPDLLITGAVDLLNEVSTSKVTGEEDRYSHTDLYDFAANVEGAEKIYKLLQPALKEKDEEVSKEIQDRFDDVYALLNQHKNGEGYKLYTDLTEAHVKELSQAIDALAEPLSQIGMVTEAS
- a CDS encoding response regulator transcription factor; this encodes MIKVLFVDDHEMVRIGVSSYLSAQPDIEVVGEADDGKKGVELALELRPDIILMDLVMKEMDGIEATRQIIEQWPEAKVIIVTSFIDDEKVYPALEAGATSYMLKTSKAGEIANAVRATYHGQSVLEPEVTGKMMVKMRQKHTHLPHEDLTSRELEILLLMAEGKANQDIADELFIALKTVKTHVSNILSKLNVQDRTQAVIYAFKHSLIK
- a CDS encoding sensor histidine kinase, with amino-acid sequence MSTTQRQIVWSVACSFLMALIVAAIFTIVFPLNSWSELWKRHFMDIPFVIFIPAFSIVIGILLGGVSGLFWRKQFLAIDHSLHQLEQGRAVEVEGKPAIAEMQTIAERIDKIGKQMSEQVKLSQRLATEKVEDQEARIQEIIEQERNRLARELHDSVSQQLFAASMMMSAINETKQEAENDREAKQLKLVEEMIHQSQLEMRALLLHLRPVALKNKTLQEGMEELLVELSQKVTMDINWKVEDFPLDKGVEDHLFRILQESISNTLRHSKASSLEVLLVKRDDFAILRIVDDGIGFEVNEMKAGSYGMQNMHERALEVGGTLKVISVKNKGTRLEVKIPVMVNGDGAND
- the liaF gene encoding cell wall-active antibiotics response protein LiaF — protein: MFKHKKNDYLGWLVFIGVVILLLEILFFNKGLIFSLFIASVFIYLGRRKAGRKKGKILTIAGIVIFVISVFNMMTFRFLLLAILLHFFIQYLQSKKNPKKMSLDIQTPETSTQEETVIKVEPLFENLLVGQQKTPTGVYEWKDVNIQTGIGDTVIDLSYTMLPKGETVIFIRNLIGNIHIHVPYEIEVCINHSCVVGSTTVFGNHEPKIFNQVFQLKTPGYEESEQKVKIFTSLIVGNLEVSRI
- a CDS encoding PspA/IM30 family protein; the protein is MTNLFTRIKNTITADLHEALDNKEKHNPIALLNQYLRQSEQETEKVRKLLERQNTLKDEFTREYHQAMELAEKRKHQAEVASKAGETELYQFASAEHQQYAERASRLSASLEQVKGQLGELERKYEEMKHKLKDMHLRRMELMGRENVTRANLRINKVLDSNTYSDAAFSKFKDIENYLDRLEHQVNSSYYRNTIDARIAQLEKEMKLEESKSI
- a CDS encoding flagellar basal body rod protein — encoded protein: MKKFGLLVAGGIAAIILLSTIGPMVGLLVSLVLLYFIFKQFLKAESTGGKIGLGIIGLIVLVASLHNAPAIIGVGAAYVLYLVYKKWNQNKHSMKKEEADPFANFEKQWNDLKNY
- the safA gene encoding SafA/ExsA family spore coat assembly protein yields the protein MKKSFWISLLFLLSLFCIPSVSFAQQYYTVQPGDSLWKIAVRYQVGISELIAANPQFKNPNLIYPGQKVTIPNFDAIKSIENQVIQLTNQERAKNGKPAMTADWELSRVARYKANDMRDKNYFSHTSPTYGSPFDMMKNFGISYRSAAENIAAGQTTPASVVQSWMNSSGHRANILSSNTRIGVGYAKGGSYGYYWVQMFISK